ATTGGGCAACTTCGGGTCAGCCTGACCGGGCTGGGGGTCACGAGATGACTGAGTCGCCTACACCGCGCGAGATGGAATGCCTGACTCTGTTCGTTCGGGGTATGCTGGCGAAAGACATCGGCACGCACCTGAACATCGGGACCAGCACCGTCCAGAACCATATCGCCAGCGCCTATCGGAAGCTGGGTGTTTCCGGCCGGTCGGCGGCGGCGAGGGCCCTGGGCATCGACTACCTAGGGCAATCAATACCCATGGCCCCGCCGCCTTCGCCGCCGCCTGATGCTCCCGTCGTCGGGGTGGACCCTCCGGAGACGAAGAGCGGCGGTTCCGGCCTTTACGAGCTGTATGTCCAGCTCGGCAACTGGCGGACGCCGCCGCGACCACGGGGTGGGCGGTTCGTGCTCATTTTCGCGGGAACCATGGTGGTGATGGCGGCCGTCGGGGCCTTCTTCGCGATCGGGGCCTTCGTCTATGGCTTGGTCGACCTTGTGCACGACATGACTCGTTGAGAGGAAGTCGATGAAATCCGATCCCAATGTGTTTGCCGGTATCATGGCCACCGATGTCCGGGCGGTCGAACATGCCCTGGATGAAGCGATCGCTGCAGCCGGGCAGATGTTGCAGAATTTCGCGCAGGGTCGTCGCTCCGCCAATCTGGGCGTGCGGGTGGGACAGCCTGCCCTGGTCAAGATGATGGGTGCGCTGTCGGCCGTGGTGGAGGCGCGGGGCGGCGTGGCCAGCGCACATGATCTGATGGCCGCGACTGCCCGGCGTCACGGCCTGTCCTATGCCGACGCCGGTCCATTTGAGGACAAGGGCGACCCGGACGAGAAGGAAGATCCGCGCGTGCTGACCCTGGTCGGCCGCTGACGATGGTGGCGATCGCCGTGTTCGCGCTGAACCTGCTGGCCCTCGGGCTGCTGGTGCGACATGGCGAAATGCCCGATCGACTGGTGGCCATCATGGTCACTGCCTGCATGGTCGTGGAGCCGATGGTCGACCACATCACCATCGGCACGTGGCGCGTCGGCGTCGGGGCGCTCAACCTCTTCCAGTTCCTGGTGATCTGGGCGATGGCGGAGCGGGCCGATCGCTGGTGGCTGGTCCTATTGGGCAGCCTGCAGATGTTGATCGTCAGCACGCATCTCATGCCGCTGATCTCTCCCGACTATTTCACTCGGACCGGCGTCTATCTGCGCCAGGGTCTTTGGGGGTTGATCAGCATCCTTCTGTTCGTCGCGGTTTGGGAATGCCGGGCCGCGACGCGATTTGAACGAGAAAACAATGGGCAGAAAAATGGACCTAGACGAGGCGCGAGAGACCTGGCTCGCGCTGATTGACCAAGGCGACACGATGACCCGGAAGTCAGAGCAACTGCTTGAGAAGGCTGAAGAGACGATCTTGCAACACCGTCCGCGAGACAATGCTGATGCCGTGCTGCTGACCATGGTCATTGCCGAGAATGTCAAGGTGGGCACACGATCTGATGCTCACGACCTGAAGGCTCTAGCTCGCCTGCAGGATTACCTCGCGGAAGGTCTACCGAATCGACCGACGCGGATCGGCATCATGGGCAGTGCGTGAACTGTGGGTTAGCCGATGGCGGACAGGGTGGGATTCGAACCCACGGTAGGCTTCCACCTACGGCGGTTTTCAAGACCGCTGCCTTAAACCACTCGGCCACCTGTCCCCGGCGCATCATCGCGGGCGGGGTGGGTTGATAGCGGCAAACGGGGCGTTAACCAAAGAGGAAAATGTCGGGTCCATCATCACCGCTCTGACGGGACGGGAGGGCGAGGCATGACGGGGCGAAGGGGCGCGATCCTGGCCACCCTGTGCCTGGTGCTGTCGGCGTCGCTGGCGGCCTGTGCGGGGACGGGGCGGGGCGCGGCCGGGGCGCGGTCTCTACCTGTCGTGACCGATCCGGCCCCGATCGTGCCGGGCACCATGCGCGCCTATCAGGTGCGGGGACGCTGGTATCAGCCCGTCGAGGATCCCGATTACGAGGAGGTCGGCATGGCCTCCTGGTACGGCGATGCCTTTCACGGGCGGCCAACCGCCAGCGGCGAGCGGTTCGACATGAATGCCCTGACCGCCGCGCACAAGACCCTGCCTCTGCCCGGACTGGTGGAGGTGACCAATCTGGCCAATGGCCGGACGGTCGTGTTGCGGGTCAATGATCGCGGGCCGTTCGTGGAGGGGCGGATCATCGATCTGTCGCGCGGGGCGGCCGAGGCCCTGGGGATGATGGGGCAGGGGGTGGGCGAGGTCCGGGTCCGCTATGTCGGACGGGCGCCGCGCAGCGGGGGCGGCGTGGCCTATGCCGAGGCCGGGGCCGTGCGGACCCCGCGTCCACCCGTTGCCACTGAGCGGGCCGAGATCTGGGTTCAGGTCGGGGCCTTCAGCGAGCGACCACGCGCTGACCGGGCCGCCGAACGCCTGGGGGACCGGGCCCAGGTCCAGGTGGTGGAGCGGGGAACGGGGCGTCTGTACCGGGTCGTGGCCGGTCCCTGGGGCGATGCGAACGCGGCTGAGGCGGCCCGCCAAGCGGCGATCGCGCGCGGCTTTCCCGACGCCCTGTTGATATCCGGTCACTGAGGCTTGCCACAGCCGTCCGCGCCGCCATTGTGCGCGCGTGACCCGTGGAAAGTTCATCACCTTTGAGGGCGGCGAGGGGGCCGGCAAGTCGACC
The genomic region above belongs to Brevundimonas vitisensis and contains:
- a CDS encoding helix-turn-helix domain-containing protein → MTESPTPREMECLTLFVRGMLAKDIGTHLNIGTSTVQNHIASAYRKLGVSGRSAAARALGIDYLGQSIPMAPPPSPPPDAPVVGVDPPETKSGGSGLYELYVQLGNWRTPPRPRGGRFVLIFAGTMVVMAAVGAFFAIGAFVYGLVDLVHDMTR
- a CDS encoding septal ring lytic transglycosylase RlpA family protein, whose protein sequence is MTGRRGAILATLCLVLSASLAACAGTGRGAAGARSLPVVTDPAPIVPGTMRAYQVRGRWYQPVEDPDYEEVGMASWYGDAFHGRPTASGERFDMNALTAAHKTLPLPGLVEVTNLANGRTVVLRVNDRGPFVEGRIIDLSRGAAEALGMMGQGVGEVRVRYVGRAPRSGGGVAYAEAGAVRTPRPPVATERAEIWVQVGAFSERPRADRAAERLGDRAQVQVVERGTGRLYRVVAGPWGDANAAEAARQAAIARGFPDALLISGH